Proteins co-encoded in one Leptospiraceae bacterium genomic window:
- a CDS encoding type II toxin-antitoxin system RelE/ParE family toxin codes for MGYNYKFTKKAEEDLEETYNYYEEAQEGLGSRFVINTFQKIETISAKPDSYSADSDGIRKTKVKGFKYYIYYIVKSPIFLIVAIWHTARRPFQKEERLKEN; via the coding sequence TTGGGATACAATTATAAATTTACAAAGAAAGCAGAAGAAGACTTAGAAGAAACTTACAATTATTATGAAGAGGCGCAAGAAGGTTTGGGAAGTCGCTTTGTAATCAATACCTTTCAAAAAATAGAAACAATTTCGGCAAAGCCGGACTCCTATTCCGCAGATTCGGATGGAATTCGAAAAACCAAAGTAAAAGGCTTTAAATATTATATCTATTATATTGTGAAAAGTCCAATTTTTTTGATTGTTGCTATTTGGCATACAGCGCGACGACCTTTCCAGAAAGAAGAACGTTTAAAAGAAAATTAA
- a CDS encoding GxxExxY protein yields the protein MEFDELSSRVIGCAIEVHKTLGPGLLESTYQECLAYELKVNNISFELEKELPIMYKNIKIPCGYRLDAIIEGKLILELKSVSTILPIHEAQILTYMKLSNVSIGLLINFNVKKLKEGIKRFVL from the coding sequence ATGGAATTTGATGAGCTTTCAAGTCGAGTTATTGGTTGTGCTATTGAGGTGCATAAAACTTTAGGACCTGGTCTACTTGAGAGCACATATCAGGAATGTTTAGCTTATGAATTAAAAGTAAATAATATTTCATTTGAATTAGAAAAGGAGCTACCCATTATGTATAAAAATATAAAAATTCCTTGTGGGTATAGATTGGATGCAATCATAGAAGGTAAATTAATTTTGGAATTAAAAAGTGTAAGCACAATTCTTCCCATCCATGAAGCACAAATTTTAACTTATATGAAATTATCAAATGTATCAATAGGATTGTTAATCAATTTTAATGTGAAAAAACTAAAAGAAGGAATCAAAAGATTTGTTTTATAA